DNA from Marinagarivorans cellulosilyticus:
CTTATGATCACTGTCCCTGGTAAAATTAATATACGGACTATTTCTGGTCGCTTTGGCGACTTTAACGTTGGAACATTGGAATGTTCTATCGGTTCTTTTTCGGTTAAAGACCCTGCCATTGATGAGTTTTCGGAAGGGGTTTACACCGGTTCTTTTGTCATCGAATCCATAAAGCCTGATTCGTATGTGGCCTCTGGTCGCATGGTTGTGGAGGTTCGTGCTCGCCTTAAAGGCATTATGCTCGATGATGAATTGAGCTTGCCCTCAGAGCCCGAATCTTATGAACAAGACCCACTAGAGCAGGAATGTCAGTCAGTAAAAGATGTTCAAGCTCCAGCGGCGTCGGCAAAAGTTGACTCAAAAGCTGAGACGTCAAACCTAACACCTGCCGCTGATGAAAATGATGGCGGTTGTTTATTTGGTGTACTTTGGCCCCTTGGTTCTGTTGTCAGGTTGGACTCAACTATCGAACGCTTACGCTTACGCCAGCAAAAGAAATTTTTGCAGGACAATGGCTACAGCTTTCGGGTGGCTCAACAACATTGGGTTAAAGACTAGGAGGGTCTACTGATGGCATTAATATTTCCACGGTTGGCTCGTAACTTTATTAAAAATGGTTACTTTCCCACGGATGAGCTTTCTATTGAGCGCATCTTGCATATGCTAGAACCCACACAGGGTACTGTTCAGATGATCGATCCTTGTTGTGGTGAAGGCACGGCGTTAGCTGAGCTGGCTCACTATTTTAGGGAATCTGGCATGGCGGTGAATACGGCCGGTATTGAATTTGATGCGGAGCGCGCAGCGCACTCAAAAAAATTACTGGATCATGTGGTTCATGCTGATATGCAAGATTGTGTTGTTGGAACGGGTCAATTCAATGTTCTGTTTTTAAATCCCCCTTATGGTGATCGAGTAACTGATCAAACCAATATGGAAGCCAACAGGCAAGGTAGGGATCGGTTAGAAAAGTACTTTTTAACCCGATCTATGCCGATGTTGTGTTACGGCGGCCTTTTAATCTACATCATTCCAAATACCATTTTGGATAAAAATCTGTCAAAGCAGCTGGCCAGAAGTCTTGATTCGTTGTCGATCTATCGACTCCCCGAAGATAGGTTTAAGCAAGTTGTGATCACAGGTTATCGGCGGAGAAGTGACACGGTGGGGATGAGCTCTGTCGTTAATCATTTGTTAGCTGTCGGTGAGGACCGTTCATTAGCGCCTGAGTTACCGGAAGTCCCCGAGCAGTTTTACACTGTAAAAGGACTGCCACAGGTAAAACCGTTGGAAGTTAGGTCTGTTAAGCCAACGGTTGAATCGGTTCTTGAAGTTAAACAGCGTCATGGATGCCTTTGGCCAGACTTTAATAACCATTTCTCACAGAAGTCTTGTGAGCGCAGGAGGCCGGCCAGAAAGCTTTCAGATTGGCACCTTGCCTTGATGTTAGCCGCAGGCCATTTATCCGGTACGGTGACGTCTAACGATGGCAGGAAGCTGTTGGTGAAAGGTTCAACGCATAAGGTCAAGGAGATGAGTTCATCGTTTCAGGAAGGTGACGACGGTGCAGTTATCGAAACCCATAGTGCGACTGATCGGTTTGTCCCAGTTATTAAGGGGATTGATGTTACTGAGGGAACCGAAAGCTATGGCGAAATCTTTACTATTAAATGATGGTTTTTAACCATTTCCCGATTGGCCTCCAATCGGGGGCCTTTTTAATAATTTATATGAGGTGTTTTTTATGGTTGAAACGACATTGTTGAAAGTAGATGAGGCTTCGGCACCGATGTTTTGCGATGCATTTATCGGTGATGAAGGCGATTTTGTTTTTGGTAGCTTTTGGGGTAATGAAACTGTGCTACTAGAGTTTTTTGCTCGCTTAACGTTGCCCGCCAGTGAGTTCGGTATCCGTGAGCTCAATCTATCGAGTAATAGTAGGGAGCGCTTCAGGCTTTCTATTCCTAAATCGGCTGATTTAAAAAAAATCACGGCTCGAACGCCACCAAATACGATTCTAGGTCCGTTGTGTCATGTGTTTATTTTTGACGCAGTTTTACATTCACCCAATCGAACCACAGGTGAGGCATATGTTTTTGGTTTGCCTGATCAGAGTCGAATGGAAACAATGAATCGCATGTGGAACCAGGTGCAGGACTTGAGTCAAGTTCCTGTGCTTGAACACTGGCGCGATTATCTCATGCCAATTTTATTGGAACGAGAATGGGTTGTAGAAATTGAATGCTTTGCAGTAACAGCATTTAAGATCTCACTGTGTATAGAGTTGTTTGAACAGCTGATTACTGATGGCTTACGAAGTGGAAAGTTGTCGTTGACGCCCTTGGTTAATCAGGCTGTTAATAATCAACCTAAGGAATCGCTGGCTTTATTCTAGACCCTTCGGGGTCTTTCTTAATGGACTTTGCTGAGGCGCATTAAGAAAGGCACCGCTAGTAATAGCACCTTTAGAAAAGCTTCCCATAGCAATGCAAGGAAGCGCAGCGAAAGCTGTTGTTTATTTTATCAAACTCGCCCAGTGGGATTATCCCATTGGGGTATTCCGTGGGCTTCTTTCTGTTTTTTTAAGGAGCAAATATGAATACCTTAGCGACATTACCTCAAGACCCAACTGATGAAAATCACGCAATAGAAATTGCCGAGGATTTAACGAACGTTATTTCTTTGCATGACTTTATCAGTAATTTTGGCAGTGATTTATTAGCTGCCGTTGAACGTGACAACCCGCCTGTTTACAACGATACGCCAAATGCTCTGCGTGGACGTGTATTAGACGGATTGATACGAAAACCTTTCCCCGCCCAAGCTGACGCGGTTCAAGCATTGTCTGCGTTGTTATTCGATGAGAATGAGCGCGCTGCGGTATTGAATGCAGAAATGGGTACCGGTAAAACCATGATGTCCATATCTCTTGCTGCGATCGCTAAAGCGGAAGGGATGAAGCACTGCATGGTCATCAGTCCGCCACATTTGGTTTACAAATGGCGTCGTGAAATTCAAGAAACGATACCTGGTGCTCGAGTGTGGGTTCTCAATGGTCCTGATAGTTTATTAAAGCTATTAAAAATTCGAGAGGCACTTCGTATCGAGCCCGGTAATGTTCCGGAGTTTTTCATTATTGGTCGTGTTCGCATGCGATTGGGTTACCACTGGCGTCATGCATACAGCATTCGCAAGCGCCGTCGTTTAGCGCTTGAAGATCAAACGGATGGTGATTCACCGCGCATTGCAATTTCAACGGGGCATCCGTCTTGTAGTCATTGTGGTGAGTGGGTTCGTGATCCTGATGGCGAGCTTTTAACCGAGCCTGCACTTCTCAGCGAAACCCGTCAAATGGTCTGTAAGGCATGTGACTCTCCCTTGTGGACGCTGATGAAACCTAAAAGCAAAGTGACTGATTATTCCGGCGTTGTAAAAAAAGCCTTATGTCAGTTGCCCACAATTGGCCCGAAGACTGCGGAGCGTTTAATCGCATTATTTGGGGCAAAAATGCTTGAGGACATGTTGGCCGATAACATCTATGAGTTTATTAATATTATGGATGAGCAGGGCGATTTGTTTTTCTCGGATCGGCAAGCTACACGGCTTGAACGTGCGATGGCGGTAACTGAGTTTGGTTTTGGTCAGGGCGGCTATCAGCCAACGGAGTTCATCAAACGCTATTTACCCAATGGTTTTATCGATTTGTTGATTGTTGATGAGGGCCATGAGTACAAAAACGAAGGCAGCGCCCAGGGACAAGCCATGGGGGTACTAGCGGCAAAAGCTAAGAAAACGCTGTTGCTGACCGGTACGTTGATGGGGGGCTATGCGTCGGATTTGTTTTTTCTGCTCTGGAGGATCATGCCCAATCGAATGATTGAGCTGGGATACCGTTGTAGTGAACGTGGTTCTATGTCCTCGGCATCGATGAGCTTTATGCGCGAGCACGGAGTGCTTAAAGATACTTATAAAGTGACAACTGGTGGTAATCACCGAACGTCCAAAGGCAAGCGTGCGGCCGTCAGTACAACCAAGGCCCCAGGCTTTGGTCCATTGGGGATCGCGCAGTGTATTTTGCCTTTTACGGTATTTTTAAAACTTAAGGATATAGGGCAAAAAGTACTGCCCCCGTATGAGGAACGTTATGTTGAAATCGCTATGGATGCCCATCAGCGTGAACACTACGACAGCCTGAGCCATAACCTGTCTAAAGAGCTTAGGGAGTCTTTAGCGCGGGGAGATAATAGTTTGATGGGGGTTGTGCTGAACACGCTTCTCGCGTGGCCGGATACGTGTTTTAGGCCGGAGAACGTTGTGCATCCGCGCAGTGGTTCAACGTTGGCGTTTACGCCGTCGTTATACGAAGAATCTGATGTCATGCCAAAAGAGGCATGGTTGAAAGATTACTGTATTGAACAGCAAAAGCTTGATCGTCGAGTGCTCGTTTATACCAGCTACACCGGTAAACGCGACACTTGCGCCAGGTTAAAGCAACTGCTTGTCAATGCAGGGCTGAAGGTTGCTGTTATGCGTTCAACGGTGGCCACTGGCAAACGTGAAGAGTGGGTTGCTGATCAGGTGGATAAGGGCGTCGAGGTATTAATCTGTAATCCCGAGCTGGTTAAAACGGGCTTGGATTTATTGGAGTTTCCTTCGATTGTTTTTATGCAAACGGGTTACAACGTTTACACACTTATGCAAGCGGCACGTCGGTCATGGAGGATCGGTCAAAAGCTCGATGTTGAGGTGCTTTTTCTTGGTTATGAAAAATCAGCTCAGAGCCAGTGCTTAGCATTGATGTCTGAAAAGATTGCGGTTTCTCAGTCCACATCAGGTGATATACCCGAGTCGGGCTTGGACGCGGTCAATCAGCGAACTGACAGTATTGAAATGGCATTAGCGCGAAATCTTGTGTGAAGTCATTTTATTCAAACCTCCAAAAGGAGGTTTTTCTTTGCTTTATGAGGAGGTCAGTATGTTTGATTCAATCGCAGGGTATGAAGACATTCATAAGGATGAGCCCTACATCGATGCAGACGAGCCTACCACCGGTGAAGTCGCGCACGTGTATATGTTGTACGTGCCGCCGCATAAGCGCGGTAGGGGCATCGGTGGTGAGCTGTTTCGAAAGTGGGTGATCGGCCTGCCTTCAAACATTAAACGAGTGCGGCTTAAAGCTGTAACGTTAGGTGGCAGTGACGCACTGTCTTTTTGGAAACGGCTTGGTTTTACCGAGGCTTTTTGTGGAGTGATTCATGATGAAATAGATGGCGCATTAGTACTTGGTGTTAATGGTTACGAAAATCCTGTTGTCGAGTATGTTCAAGCTACAGGTGACGAATATCGTCATTGGATAGAGGGGGACGACGATGTGCGCCATTTTCATAAAAACCCTCAACGAAAAGCGGGATGATGATTGATAAATCTGCCCGATAATATTTTCGTTATGCTAAACTTTTATCGCGTTTTGAGCCCTGCTCAATACCTTTAAATGTCGCCAAGGTACTTTAAGCGACAGGCGTTAATGCCGTACCACTCACTGCCCAATGGGATTTACTTTCCCATTGGGATAGTCGATCTCCTTGGGCTTTTTTTTTGCTCAAGATCTGAGGAGATCAACTATGAAAAATCCAGTGACTGTCTTACAAAAGTCTATCGTTGTTCTGCAACAATGGCTCTTCGGTGAATCTTCACCGTCTTACGATACCCCGTCATGGTCGTGGCCCGAGAGCGATGTGGAGCATTGTTTAATGCAGCATCTCCCCGCTACCGAAAACGATCGTGGAGTACAGCTCGTTTTACCAAGCTTCCTATCAGCGTATGAGAAACACCGTGTTCAATATCCAGATCACGGTTATGACCTTGATAGTTTGGTTGAGCGTTGGGTTGCAGAGATTGCTCAATACGAAGCGGAGTTTAGCTTTATCCATCAAACCGCTAAATTTTGGCATGAGGTTATGGAGCAAGTGCTGTGGCTGGGGTGTTTTGCGACAGAACTTAAAAATCGTTCAGCCACGATCGCCGAGCTCGAGCTTGGTGGTTTTACCGGTGCCGATATTTACGCTAAATACTGCTTATTAACGCCACGCGAAGCATGTGTTTTGGCTTTGTCTTCATTAGTTCGCAAGCCTGTAATGCCACCTAGTGTGCCTACAGGGCTGTTCTCCGTGAGCTAAATTTGGTTTTTTTCACTTCCCTTTGGAGTCATATCCATAGGGATGTGGCTCCTGCATATTATCTAAGGAGTCACATATGAGTATTGCAGAATCAGTAGAAATCCAGAAAGCCCCAGCAGCAAAGCTTGTTGATGGAAGGCGTCGCTCTAATGCTTTGTATAGGCATTTCGGCAGCGCTTTTATTGAGGTCGAGAGTTTAGTTTATCGATATCTCGATACGATAGCGTCAGCTTACAGTGGCGGTTTTTTTGATTTTTATGAAATAGAAGGCGGTGGTTTTTACTTATCGTTACGCACAGATGAGGTGTTTAAAGTAGAGGTCCCTTTTGGAAATCACTTTAGCGCTGAACTCAGTGCTGATGCTTTATCGATAGTGGCATGCTTATTTGTATATTGCCATATGGGAAATACTGATCAGCGTTGTGTCAATCATTACCATAAGTTGCGTGATTTTGCGCTCGGTCATGCCGAAGCAGCGTTAATTCTCGCTGCAATAGATTGATGGCTAAGTCATAACTATTGCCCATCTCAAGCCGGTTTCTCCGGCTTTTTTTCGCCCTAGTGTTGTTAAATAAAAGTTAATAATGTCCTATTTGAAAAAGTATTGCATTTATTCAAAGTGTTAATTAAACTGGGCTCGCTGCTTTTAATAAGAACCATGACGCACTGATGACATGGCATATAAAGCAATGCGTACGAAAAACGGTGCTCGAACACCGCTTTTCGCACTAACCATATACAACCTTTTGGAGACGGAACATGGCTAACTCACATTGTACACTAAACACTTTTACCCTTGAATTTGGCTTGGCTCAATATCGCGATGTCATTACGAAATATTGTAAACCGAATCTTGCAAAGTCTACGTTAGTGCAGCTTGATATTTATCAGCGTCAAGCTAATGCTGCTCAACGTGAACTTTCTCAACTATCTCAATCGGTGTGGCAGAGGGTAAAAAACTTCCGCATGATTGGTGCCTTGAAGCATAAGCTTGAGAAGCTATCATCACTGATTAAATCGTGGGTTAAGTCGACTTTATCGTTCTTCAAAATAACGTTGAATTAGGTGACCATGATGAGCCAGCAAGCAATAGTAACTAATCCACTCGTCAAAAAAATACGTTACGCCAAAGGCCGTTCTTCCCAGGTATTTGATTTTCTCTTTTCGCTATCCATCGATGATGTGGTGAACAATCTTAATCTCGCGGGTTTTAATGTCGGTTCCCCAGCGCACATTAAGCAGTCATTAATTCGGCCCCACGTGTCGAACATTTTAGAAAGCTGTGCACGTGGTTGTGCGTGCCCAGTGGTCCCGAGAGTGCCAATGACTGCTTCACACGCTGTCCGTCGCATGAACGCATTAAAAATCGCCTTCACGCGCTACCTGGAAGAGAGTGATGCGCAGCTGCAGGCTGATAAGATGGGCAGGCTTCGTGATAATATCCATCGTTTACTGGCGGCCGACGTGTGCATGCCGCCAAATCAATTAATGATATTTAAGCTTAAGCTAGAGTCTTTGTTCTTTGCTGCAGATGCTTGGTCCGCGCAATGCTCTACTTCTGAGCGTCAACCTCTTTGAAGTGGATATGACATGAAAATATTTGCTTATGGTTGTCCATACTAACTTTCTTAACTGCCACTGTTTTTTTAGGCGCTGCGCGGCCCTATGCGATTTTGCCTGTTTATAGCGAGCGGGGGAGGGCAGTTGCCTCTTTTGATTTTTACATTGTCCGTTTTTTTGGGAATCGGTGTGTATTGTCTCGCGTGTGTACTTGATTCTATGGTCAGCCACGAAGAGCCTGACAGAATCCGTGCACTCATTGTGGTTTCGGCTATTGGGGGGTTGGCGGGGTTGTTTATCTTCAATACGAGTGGATGGCTTGTCTCTCTCGTTCAATAGTTTTTTTGCGCCATCCCCGACACTGGTCGAACTAACTAAACAATTCTTTTCCTGCTATTATTGTCAGTTCAAAGCCCAGTGTCTTTCTACACTGACCTTTTATTTAGGCTGCTCGATAGACCTTTAACGCAGTAAGGCGTTTAAGCCTGGTCTAGAAACCCATTGGGAGAATCCTCCCTTTGGGTTGTGATCTCCTTTTTTATTTTGGAGATCGCAATGAACGTTACATTTATGGCAAATACATACCACGAAGTAAAAGTTAAATTTGATATTGCTTGTCATTTGACTGTTACAGACCTCAGGACTAATGCAGTCTTTTCTTGTGCTTTGACACTAGAAAAATACAATGAGGCTGTGGATTTTGTGAAGGAAAATGATCACGGTAACGTGGTTAATTTACTTAATCAAAAATACCCATTTTAAAAATGTTGACCCAGCTGAGCGATGCTTAACTGGGTTTTTTTTGCTTGTGATTTAAGAAAGCTTGCGACTTCTTCTAGGTCGTTAGAGTCCTTTAAACTACCATTTTCGAGATGGTAAGCAAGAAGCTCTTTTCGGCGTACTGATGAGTTTAAGAACTCTATGCGTTCGCTGCGCAGGTGTGTTGGGATGGCCTCAAACGGACCAAAATACAGCGCATAGCCATCGATGGCTGTAAGTGTTCCGTTTTCTGTGGCCCCGTCAAACACCGTGGCCATAAATCCTTTACTCTCATCGTTTTCTAAACTGCCCAGGTACGTGAGTCCAAGATTGTGATCGGGGTCGTTTGCGACCACTTTTTCTTCGTTGTTGCGCGACATGGCTGGTGAGCGTTCGTTGAAAACATCGATTACGGCTTTGCGTTCTTTTTTTGCGAAGAACTCAAATGCCTCCCAAATCTGGCATCGAACAATTGATGAAAGGCCTTGCTGATCAAGCCACTTATTGATCGCGGCACTTTCTGCCACCGCTAAAGCTCTGTAAGCCATTTTCTCTTCCTCTCGATAGAACGACAGCTAATTTCAATTTAAAGCGTGTGTTGGTCAGTGTAGGCGTTTTTTGAATATATGCAATACTTAATCATTTCCTGAGGGGTTTGAATCGATGTGATCCTTATATATTTTGACCGCACGCTGAATGACTTCAGCTTGAGAGGTGCCTAATTTCTTGGATAACGCTTTGACGTCGCTTCGGCACTCCTCTGTGACTTTGGCCGGAAGCGGTTTTTTGGGTTCGCGTCCGGTGAGTGGGCGACCCGCCCCTGGTCTTGCGCCGCCTCGTTTTTCAATCTTGGTCTTTTCTATTGTCATCTGTTATTCCTGTAGTCTCGTCGCCATTTTAAACCTATTTACGCCGCAAATAATGTTCTAAGTGTTCACTTTTGCTACAATGGCACTGTAAGCCCAGCGTCTTTCTACGCTGACTTTTATAAATTGATTATCCAAAGGCACATTTGATAATCCGCCGTAAGGCGCGTGCCTATCTTGTTAACCCATTGGGACAAACTATCCCAATGGGGTTAGTGCGTCCCCTTTTTTTATAAATTAGAGGACTTCACTATGACAACTTCAAATAATATTGACCGTTTTTTCAATGTTCACACAGAAGCCATGGGCTATTTGAGTGGTTTTGAAAAGCGCAACGGTCGTAACGGTGCTTTTACTGTTGTGACATTTTGCATGATCGAGGGTAAAGCCTCAAATGCCGATAGTCTGTACGTAAGCTGCACAATTAGCTGTCCCAAAGCGTTAGAAATACTAGAACCCTTTGGGAACGAGATTAACAATCGTGACATAAAAGTGTTTTGTGGTCTTCGTATTGCGAAGTATCGAGCAGAGCCTTTTATGTATCCAGAAACTAGCCCCAAAGCTGGTCAACTGGGTGTTAATTACTCGTCGAATTTGATTCGGGTTATGTATCTTAAGGTCGCAGATCGTGAGATTAAATTGCCTAAGTCGGAATCACAGGTAACGACGGATTACGGTATACCAGCGCAATCCAAGGCTAAGCATGTTCCATCGTCCGCTGAGCGCCCTCGTCAAATCAAGTTGAGCAAAAGTGATCCTCATTTTGAGGTGATCAAGCAAAGACTGAAAGATGATGGTTATAAGTGGAATAAAGATGAGTTTTGTTGGGAGCTTCCAG
Protein-coding regions in this window:
- a CDS encoding SNF2-related protein, with the translated sequence MNTLATLPQDPTDENHAIEIAEDLTNVISLHDFISNFGSDLLAAVERDNPPVYNDTPNALRGRVLDGLIRKPFPAQADAVQALSALLFDENERAAVLNAEMGTGKTMMSISLAAIAKAEGMKHCMVISPPHLVYKWRREIQETIPGARVWVLNGPDSLLKLLKIREALRIEPGNVPEFFIIGRVRMRLGYHWRHAYSIRKRRRLALEDQTDGDSPRIAISTGHPSCSHCGEWVRDPDGELLTEPALLSETRQMVCKACDSPLWTLMKPKSKVTDYSGVVKKALCQLPTIGPKTAERLIALFGAKMLEDMLADNIYEFINIMDEQGDLFFSDRQATRLERAMAVTEFGFGQGGYQPTEFIKRYLPNGFIDLLIVDEGHEYKNEGSAQGQAMGVLAAKAKKTLLLTGTLMGGYASDLFFLLWRIMPNRMIELGYRCSERGSMSSASMSFMREHGVLKDTYKVTTGGNHRTSKGKRAAVSTTKAPGFGPLGIAQCILPFTVFLKLKDIGQKVLPPYEERYVEIAMDAHQREHYDSLSHNLSKELRESLARGDNSLMGVVLNTLLAWPDTCFRPENVVHPRSGSTLAFTPSLYEESDVMPKEAWLKDYCIEQQKLDRRVLVYTSYTGKRDTCARLKQLLVNAGLKVAVMRSTVATGKREEWVADQVDKGVEVLICNPELVKTGLDLLEFPSIVFMQTGYNVYTLMQAARRSWRIGQKLDVEVLFLGYEKSAQSQCLALMSEKIAVSQSTSGDIPESGLDAVNQRTDSIEMALARNLV
- a CDS encoding GNAT family N-acetyltransferase, with product MFDSIAGYEDIHKDEPYIDADEPTTGEVAHVYMLYVPPHKRGRGIGGELFRKWVIGLPSNIKRVRLKAVTLGGSDALSFWKRLGFTEAFCGVIHDEIDGALVLGVNGYENPVVEYVQATGDEYRHWIEGDDDVRHFHKNPQRKAG
- a CDS encoding DUF3275 family protein gives rise to the protein MITVPGKINIRTISGRFGDFNVGTLECSIGSFSVKDPAIDEFSEGVYTGSFVIESIKPDSYVASGRMVVEVRARLKGIMLDDELSLPSEPESYEQDPLEQECQSVKDVQAPAASAKVDSKAETSNLTPAADENDGGCLFGVLWPLGSVVRLDSTIERLRLRQQKKFLQDNGYSFRVAQQHWVKD
- a CDS encoding antirestriction protein, with the translated sequence MSIAESVEIQKAPAAKLVDGRRRSNALYRHFGSAFIEVESLVYRYLDTIASAYSGGFFDFYEIEGGGFYLSLRTDEVFKVEVPFGNHFSAELSADALSIVACLFVYCHMGNTDQRCVNHYHKLRDFALGHAEAALILAAID
- a CDS encoding DUF6094 domain-containing protein, which gives rise to MALIFPRLARNFIKNGYFPTDELSIERILHMLEPTQGTVQMIDPCCGEGTALAELAHYFRESGMAVNTAGIEFDAERAAHSKKLLDHVVHADMQDCVVGTGQFNVLFLNPPYGDRVTDQTNMEANRQGRDRLEKYFLTRSMPMLCYGGLLIYIIPNTILDKNLSKQLARSLDSLSIYRLPEDRFKQVVITGYRRRSDTVGMSSVVNHLLAVGEDRSLAPELPEVPEQFYTVKGLPQVKPLEVRSVKPTVESVLEVKQRHGCLWPDFNNHFSQKSCERRRPARKLSDWHLALMLAAGHLSGTVTSNDGRKLLVKGSTHKVKEMSSSFQEGDDGAVIETHSATDRFVPVIKGIDVTEGTESYGEIFTIK
- a CDS encoding DUF3577 domain-containing protein, translating into MTTSNNIDRFFNVHTEAMGYLSGFEKRNGRNGAFTVVTFCMIEGKASNADSLYVSCTISCPKALEILEPFGNEINNRDIKVFCGLRIAKYRAEPFMYPETSPKAGQLGVNYSSNLIRVMYLKVADREIKLPKSESQVTTDYGIPAQSKAKHVPSSAERPRQIKLSKSDPHFEVIKQRLKDDGYKWNKDEFCWELPAGTVAVNNQSGQGPTIEVPGESTDLPIRVELRKDDPNFEMIKQNLKDDGYKWNGDEECWQLPTYSVAKDDPNRAVKERDLAHLGYVDRGNGVWNVAFGRSAYQKSKQNSVQAA